The following coding sequences lie in one Chelonia mydas isolate rCheMyd1 chromosome 6, rCheMyd1.pri.v2, whole genome shotgun sequence genomic window:
- the PLEKHG3 gene encoding pleckstrin homology domain-containing family G member 3 isoform X7, whose translation MFIWEEKISLPWLPVRISKLWESPRLPAVPCPGSDDRMPVCAAAGGHPPECPVSRMPMEGQDETPGHVPAQEGDALRVNQLHNSNNNASPGGWLGRKGSRSLSPFGPRAPAGARRNLSYLERVVLELVESERTYVEDLRSIVMDYLGKIIDTEELLLRPEQVSALFGNIEDLYELNSELLQDLDSCNSDPVAVARCFVDRSQDFDIYTQYCNNYPNSVAALTECMRNKHQAKFFRERQEQIGHMLPLGSYLLKPVQRILKYHLLLQEIAKHFDLEEAGYEVVEEAIDTMTCVAWYINDMKRRHEHAVRLQEIQSLLLNWKGPDLTTFGELVLEGTFRVSRVRNERTFFLFDRTLLITKRRGDHFICKSHIPCSSLMLIESTRDSLCFSVTHYKHSKQQYSIQAKSVEEKRVWTHHIKRLILENHHAIIPQKAKEAILEMDSSHPARYRYSPERLKKAKSCQPLDEVPPQARQGRRQSEPFHLRRRREQLPDGLRGSVGLGRAGRRKSEPAKQIVKQLGEKAGLKGKGTKGSQEPGSPENCHSAETASAILEAAPELSELNKEERPEEPPEVTRTPKPALLAQQREMEQERSLAMAENTEDLKPLSSEEEEEEEEEEEARARSILPPSVLDHASLIAEMFTSSFSRRSSLALEEGRPGGFLTPRLVSRSSSVLSLEGSEKGQGRSSAANSQGRVSPPGSARSGAASPGPAEPERTPCHRKESMLSQRDRLLLDKIKSYYECAEHRDAGFSIRRRESLSYIPKGLVRNSVCRLNSLPRPEQHADARRGAGGMGSGGRTAAWVLAGGPTAGPGAEPSAPVTEEEFRPPAEMVKVWEGMEQLSAGQPCPEGGSGEGTAGGGAAAWPLGRSQENGLDLHEPLLIPEDEELSAIAEESAGPSPESRSPTERAGPARLAGQLQRLAQQLGHPAKPPPRVPPLSEAELSECLKNKVYQLARQYSLRIRSRQPAGHRRFAELEELRSCAAPPPRDGHQEVKRNTGPRKPALSLAAFEQVVLPEYSPRTPLSAATSSQDKSPKHFSFSPSYPTSPGTGALPGPSSCSPLSPIMAETFPWPDVRELRSRYSIGTIFPSPRRAPPVNRSQSAPEKMVAELPGGAPGQEGWRGLEQSPGRGWRPEESPDTSARQRQRNQSAGSLHITAEAMLGDQRIIVLEKVPCGGEPPAPEEPPDAASYVQIRSPTSRERISLKAVAERCKAYQESDEYRRREEGPAPEPSRAAGWEQAATGQHGRVRNLREKFQTLNSAN comes from the exons ATGTTCATCTGGGAGGAGAAGatcagcctgccctggctccctgtCCGCATCTCCAAGCTCTGGG aaTCCCCCCGGCTGCCAGCAGTGCCCTGCCCCGGCAGCGATGACAGGATGCCCGTCTGCGCTGCGGCGGGCGGGCACCCCCCAGAGTGCCCAGTGAGCCGGATGCCCATGGAGGGGCAGGACGAGACCCCCGGCCATGTGCCAGCCCAGGAGGGGGACGCCCTGCGGGTCAACCAGCTgcacaacagcaacaacaacgcCTCGCCGGGAGGCTGGCTGGGCCGCAAGGGCTCCCGCTCCCTCTCGCCCTTCGGCCCCCGGGCCCCTGCTGGCGCCAGACGCAATCTGAGCTACCTGGAGCGCGTCGTGCTGGAGCTTGTGGAGTCGGAGCGCACCTACGTGGAGGACCTGCGCAGCATTGTGATG GACTACCTGGGGAAGATCATCGACAccgaggagctgctgctgcggccGGAGCAGGTCAGCGCGCTCTTTGGGAACATCGAGGATCTCTACGAACTCAACAG CGAGCTGCTGCAGGACCTGGACAGCTGTAACAGCGACCCTGTGGCTGTGGCCAGGTGCTTCGTGGACAGG AGCCAGGATTTCGATATCTACACCCAGTACTGCAACAACTACCCCAA CTCGGTGGCGGCTCTGACCGAGTGCATGAGGAACAAGCACCAGGCTAAGTTCTTCCGCGAGCGCCAGGAGCAGATCGGCCACATGCTGCCCCTGGGCTCCTACCTGCTCAAGCCAGTCCAGAGGATCCTCAAGTACCACCTGCTGCTCCAG GAGATCGCGAAGCACTTTGACCTGGAGGAGGCCGGCTACGAAGTGGTGGAGGAGGCCATCGACACCATGACCTGTGTGGCCTGGTACATCAACGACATGAAGCGCAGACACGAGCACGCCGTGCGGCTGCAG gAGATCCAGTCCCTGCTGCTGAACTGGAAGGGGCCGGATCTGACGACCTTCGGGGAGCTGGTGCTGGAGGGCACCTTCCGGGTGAGCCGAGTGCGCAACGAGCGCACCTTCTTCCTCTTCGACCGCACCCTGCTCATCACCAAGAGACGGGGCGACCACTTCATCTGCAAGAGCCACATCCCG TGCTCCTCCTTGATGCTGATCGAGAGCACCAGGGACTCGCTGTGCTTCAGCGTCACCCACTACAagcacagcaagcagcagtacAGCATCCAG GCCAAGAGTGTGGAGGAGAAGCGGGTCTGGACCCACCACATCAAGAGGCTCATCCTGGAGAACCACCACGCCATCATCCCCCAGAAG GCTAAGGAAGCCATCCTGGAAATGGACTCCTCCC ACCCCGCTCGCTACAGATACAGCCCGGAGCGGCTGAAGAAAGCAAAGTCGTGCCAGCCCCTGGACGAGGTGCCCCCGCAGGCACGGCAGGGGCGCCGACAGTCGG agccCTTCCACCTCCGACGCCGCAGGGAGCAGCTCCCGGATGGACTGCGTGGCAGCGTGGGGTTGGGGCGTGCAGGCCGCAGGAAGTCCG AGCCTGCCAAGCAGATTGTCAAGCAGCTGGGTGAGAAAG CAGGACTGAAG GGCAAGGGGACCAAGGGCAGCCAGGAGCCAGGGAGCCCTGAGAACTGTCACAGTGCAGAGACGGCCTCGGCCATCCTGGAG GCTGCCCCGGAGCTCAGTGAGCTGAACAAGGAAGAGCGCCCAGAGGAGCCCCCCGAGGTCACGCGcacccccaagccagccctgctggcccagcagagggagatggagcAGGAGCGGAGCCTGGCTATGGCGGAGAACACAGAGGACCTCAAACCCCTcagcagcgaggaggaggaggaggaggaggaggaagaggaggccagGGCGAGGAGCATTCTGCCCCCATCCGTGCTGGACCACGCCAGCCTCATCGCCGAGATGTTCACCAGCAGCTTCTCACGGCGCAGCAGCCTGGCGCTGGAGGAGGGCCGGCCCGGGGGCTTCCTGACGCCCCGGCTGGTCAGCCGGAGCAGCAGCGTGCTGAGCCTGGAGGGCAgcgagaaggggcagggccgcaGCAGCGCCGCCAACTCCCAGGGCCGCGTCTCGCCGCCGGGCTCCGCCCGCAGCGGGGCTGCTTCGCCCGGCCCCGCGGAGCCCGAGCGCACCCCCTGCCACAGGAAAGAGTCCATGCTCTCCCAGCGCGACCGGCTGCTGCTGGACAAGATCAAGAGCTACTACGAGTGCGCGGAGCACCGCGACGCCGGCTTCAGCATCCGGCGCCGGGAGAGCCTCTCCTACATCCCCAAGGGGCTGGTGAGGAACTCGGTCTGCCGCCTCAACAGCCTCCCACGGCCGGAGCAGCATGCCGACGCCAGGCGGGGAGCGGGCGGGATGGGGAGCGGCGGTCGGACAGCCGCCTGGGTGCTGGCGGGCGGCCCCACCGCTGGGCCCGGGGCCGAGCCCAGCGCCCCCGTCACCGAGGAGGAGTTCCGCCCGCCCGCTGAGATGGTCAAGGTGTGGGAGGGCATGGAGCAGCTGAGCGCCGGCCAGCCCTGCCCggagggaggcagcggggaggGCACAGCTGGCGGCGGCGCCGCCGCGTGGCCcctgggcaggagccaggagaaCGGCTTGGACCTGCATGAGCCGCTGCTCATCCCAGAGGACGAGGAGCTGAGCGCCATCGCAGAGGAGTCGGCCGGGCCCTCGCCCGAGAGCCGGTCCCCCACGGAGCGGGCGGGGCCCGCCAGGCTGGCCGGCCAGCTGCAGAGGCTGGCGCAGCAACTGGGCCACCCCGCCAAGCCGCCCCCCCGGGTCCCACCACTCTCGGAGGCCGAGCTGAGCGAGTGCCTGAAGAACAAGGTGTACCAGCTGGCACGCCAGTACAGCCTGCGCATCAGGAGCCGCCAGCCAGCCGGGCACAGGCGCTTTGCCGAGCTGGAGGAGCTGAGGAGCTGCGCAGCACCCCCGCCACGTGACGGGCACCAGGAGGTGAAGAGAAACACAG GCCCGCGGAAGCCGGCGCTGTCTCTCGCGGCCTTCGAGCAGGTGGTACTGCCGGAGTACAGCCCCCGCACGCCGCTCTCAGCCGCCACCTCCTCGCAGGACAAGTCGCCCAAGCACTTCTCCTTCAGCCCCTCCTACCCCACCTCGCCCGGCACTGGCGCCTTGCCCGGCCCCTCGTCCTGCAGCCCGCTTAGCCCCATCATGGCGGAGACGTTCCCTTGGCCCGACGTGCGGGAGCTGCGCTCCAGGTACTCCATCGGCACGATCTTCCCCAGCCCGCGCCGGGCCCCCCCAGTCAACAGGAGCCAGTCGGCGCCAGAGAAGATGGTGGCAGAGCTGCCGGGAGGCGCCCCGGGGCAGGAGGGCTGGCGCGGGCTGGAGCAGAGCCCCGGGAGGGGCTGGCGCCCCGAGGAGAGCCCAGACACCAGCGCCCGGCAACGCCAGAGGAACCAGAGCGCTGGCTCGCTGCACATCACCGCAGAGGCCATGTTGGGCGACCAGCGGATCATCGTCCTGGAGAAGGTGCCGTGCGGCggggagccgcccgcccccgaggAGCCGCCCGATGCCGCCAGCTACGTGCAGATCCGCTCGCCCACCTCGCGGGAGAGGATCTCACTCAAGGCCGTGGCGGAGCGCTGCAAGGCCTACCAGGAGTCGGACGAGTACCGGCGGCGGGAGGAGGGCCCGGCCCCCGAGCCCAGCCGGGCCGCGGGCTGGGAGCAGGCAGCCACCGGCCAGCACGGCCGCGTGAGGAACCTGCGGGAGAAGTTCCAGACCCTGAACTCTGCCAACTGA
- the PLEKHG3 gene encoding pleckstrin homology domain-containing family G member 3 isoform X9: MFIWEEKISLPWLPVRISKLWESPRLPAVPCPGSDDRMPVCAAAGGHPPECPVSRMPMEGQDETPGHVPAQEGDALRVNQLHNSNNNASPGGWLGRKGSRSLSPFGPRAPAGARRNLSYLERVVLELVESERTYVEDLRSIVMDYLGKIIDTEELLLRPEQVSALFGNIEDLYELNSELLQDLDSCNSDPVAVARCFVDRSQDFDIYTQYCNNYPNSVAALTECMRNKHQAKFFRERQEQIGHMLPLGSYLLKPVQRILKYHLLLQEIAKHFDLEEAGYEVVEEAIDTMTCVAWYINDMKRRHEHAVRLQEIQSLLLNWKGPDLTTFGELVLEGTFRVSRVRNERTFFLFDRTLLITKRRGDHFICKSHIPCSSLMLIESTRDSLCFSVTHYKHSKQQYSIQAKSVEEKRVWTHHIKRLILENHHAIIPQKAKEAILEMDSSHPARYRYSPERLKKAKSCQPLDEVPPQARQGRRQSEPAKQIVKQLGEKAGLKGKGTKGSQEPGSPENCHSAETASAILEAAPELSELNKEERPEEPPEVTRTPKPALLAQQREMEQERSLAMAENTEDLKPLSSEEEEEEEEEEEARARSILPPSVLDHASLIAEMFTSSFSRRSSLALEEGRPGGFLTPRLVSRSSSVLSLEGSEKGQGRSSAANSQGRVSPPGSARSGAASPGPAEPERTPCHRKESMLSQRDRLLLDKIKSYYECAEHRDAGFSIRRRESLSYIPKGLVRNSVCRLNSLPRPEQHADARRGAGGMGSGGRTAAWVLAGGPTAGPGAEPSAPVTEEEFRPPAEMVKVWEGMEQLSAGQPCPEGGSGEGTAGGGAAAWPLGRSQENGLDLHEPLLIPEDEELSAIAEESAGPSPESRSPTERAGPARLAGQLQRLAQQLGHPAKPPPRVPPLSEAELSECLKNKVYQLARQYSLRIRSRQPAGHRRFAELEELRSCAAPPPRDGHQEVKRNTGPRKPALSLAAFEQVVLPEYSPRTPLSAATSSQDKSPKHFSFSPSYPTSPGTGALPGPSSCSPLSPIMAETFPWPDVRELRSRYSIGTIFPSPRRAPPVNRSQSAPEKMVAELPGGAPGQEGWRGLEQSPGRGWRPEESPDTSARQRQRNQSAGSLHITAEAMLGDQRIIVLEKVPCGGEPPAPEEPPDAASYVQIRSPTSRERISLKAVAERCKAYQESDEYRRREEGPAPEPSRAAGWEQAATGQHGRVRNLREKFQTLNSAN, from the exons ATGTTCATCTGGGAGGAGAAGatcagcctgccctggctccctgtCCGCATCTCCAAGCTCTGGG aaTCCCCCCGGCTGCCAGCAGTGCCCTGCCCCGGCAGCGATGACAGGATGCCCGTCTGCGCTGCGGCGGGCGGGCACCCCCCAGAGTGCCCAGTGAGCCGGATGCCCATGGAGGGGCAGGACGAGACCCCCGGCCATGTGCCAGCCCAGGAGGGGGACGCCCTGCGGGTCAACCAGCTgcacaacagcaacaacaacgcCTCGCCGGGAGGCTGGCTGGGCCGCAAGGGCTCCCGCTCCCTCTCGCCCTTCGGCCCCCGGGCCCCTGCTGGCGCCAGACGCAATCTGAGCTACCTGGAGCGCGTCGTGCTGGAGCTTGTGGAGTCGGAGCGCACCTACGTGGAGGACCTGCGCAGCATTGTGATG GACTACCTGGGGAAGATCATCGACAccgaggagctgctgctgcggccGGAGCAGGTCAGCGCGCTCTTTGGGAACATCGAGGATCTCTACGAACTCAACAG CGAGCTGCTGCAGGACCTGGACAGCTGTAACAGCGACCCTGTGGCTGTGGCCAGGTGCTTCGTGGACAGG AGCCAGGATTTCGATATCTACACCCAGTACTGCAACAACTACCCCAA CTCGGTGGCGGCTCTGACCGAGTGCATGAGGAACAAGCACCAGGCTAAGTTCTTCCGCGAGCGCCAGGAGCAGATCGGCCACATGCTGCCCCTGGGCTCCTACCTGCTCAAGCCAGTCCAGAGGATCCTCAAGTACCACCTGCTGCTCCAG GAGATCGCGAAGCACTTTGACCTGGAGGAGGCCGGCTACGAAGTGGTGGAGGAGGCCATCGACACCATGACCTGTGTGGCCTGGTACATCAACGACATGAAGCGCAGACACGAGCACGCCGTGCGGCTGCAG gAGATCCAGTCCCTGCTGCTGAACTGGAAGGGGCCGGATCTGACGACCTTCGGGGAGCTGGTGCTGGAGGGCACCTTCCGGGTGAGCCGAGTGCGCAACGAGCGCACCTTCTTCCTCTTCGACCGCACCCTGCTCATCACCAAGAGACGGGGCGACCACTTCATCTGCAAGAGCCACATCCCG TGCTCCTCCTTGATGCTGATCGAGAGCACCAGGGACTCGCTGTGCTTCAGCGTCACCCACTACAagcacagcaagcagcagtacAGCATCCAG GCCAAGAGTGTGGAGGAGAAGCGGGTCTGGACCCACCACATCAAGAGGCTCATCCTGGAGAACCACCACGCCATCATCCCCCAGAAG GCTAAGGAAGCCATCCTGGAAATGGACTCCTCCC ACCCCGCTCGCTACAGATACAGCCCGGAGCGGCTGAAGAAAGCAAAGTCGTGCCAGCCCCTGGACGAGGTGCCCCCGCAGGCACGGCAGGGGCGCCGACAGTCGG AGCCTGCCAAGCAGATTGTCAAGCAGCTGGGTGAGAAAG CAGGACTGAAG GGCAAGGGGACCAAGGGCAGCCAGGAGCCAGGGAGCCCTGAGAACTGTCACAGTGCAGAGACGGCCTCGGCCATCCTGGAG GCTGCCCCGGAGCTCAGTGAGCTGAACAAGGAAGAGCGCCCAGAGGAGCCCCCCGAGGTCACGCGcacccccaagccagccctgctggcccagcagagggagatggagcAGGAGCGGAGCCTGGCTATGGCGGAGAACACAGAGGACCTCAAACCCCTcagcagcgaggaggaggaggaggaggaggaggaagaggaggccagGGCGAGGAGCATTCTGCCCCCATCCGTGCTGGACCACGCCAGCCTCATCGCCGAGATGTTCACCAGCAGCTTCTCACGGCGCAGCAGCCTGGCGCTGGAGGAGGGCCGGCCCGGGGGCTTCCTGACGCCCCGGCTGGTCAGCCGGAGCAGCAGCGTGCTGAGCCTGGAGGGCAgcgagaaggggcagggccgcaGCAGCGCCGCCAACTCCCAGGGCCGCGTCTCGCCGCCGGGCTCCGCCCGCAGCGGGGCTGCTTCGCCCGGCCCCGCGGAGCCCGAGCGCACCCCCTGCCACAGGAAAGAGTCCATGCTCTCCCAGCGCGACCGGCTGCTGCTGGACAAGATCAAGAGCTACTACGAGTGCGCGGAGCACCGCGACGCCGGCTTCAGCATCCGGCGCCGGGAGAGCCTCTCCTACATCCCCAAGGGGCTGGTGAGGAACTCGGTCTGCCGCCTCAACAGCCTCCCACGGCCGGAGCAGCATGCCGACGCCAGGCGGGGAGCGGGCGGGATGGGGAGCGGCGGTCGGACAGCCGCCTGGGTGCTGGCGGGCGGCCCCACCGCTGGGCCCGGGGCCGAGCCCAGCGCCCCCGTCACCGAGGAGGAGTTCCGCCCGCCCGCTGAGATGGTCAAGGTGTGGGAGGGCATGGAGCAGCTGAGCGCCGGCCAGCCCTGCCCggagggaggcagcggggaggGCACAGCTGGCGGCGGCGCCGCCGCGTGGCCcctgggcaggagccaggagaaCGGCTTGGACCTGCATGAGCCGCTGCTCATCCCAGAGGACGAGGAGCTGAGCGCCATCGCAGAGGAGTCGGCCGGGCCCTCGCCCGAGAGCCGGTCCCCCACGGAGCGGGCGGGGCCCGCCAGGCTGGCCGGCCAGCTGCAGAGGCTGGCGCAGCAACTGGGCCACCCCGCCAAGCCGCCCCCCCGGGTCCCACCACTCTCGGAGGCCGAGCTGAGCGAGTGCCTGAAGAACAAGGTGTACCAGCTGGCACGCCAGTACAGCCTGCGCATCAGGAGCCGCCAGCCAGCCGGGCACAGGCGCTTTGCCGAGCTGGAGGAGCTGAGGAGCTGCGCAGCACCCCCGCCACGTGACGGGCACCAGGAGGTGAAGAGAAACACAG GCCCGCGGAAGCCGGCGCTGTCTCTCGCGGCCTTCGAGCAGGTGGTACTGCCGGAGTACAGCCCCCGCACGCCGCTCTCAGCCGCCACCTCCTCGCAGGACAAGTCGCCCAAGCACTTCTCCTTCAGCCCCTCCTACCCCACCTCGCCCGGCACTGGCGCCTTGCCCGGCCCCTCGTCCTGCAGCCCGCTTAGCCCCATCATGGCGGAGACGTTCCCTTGGCCCGACGTGCGGGAGCTGCGCTCCAGGTACTCCATCGGCACGATCTTCCCCAGCCCGCGCCGGGCCCCCCCAGTCAACAGGAGCCAGTCGGCGCCAGAGAAGATGGTGGCAGAGCTGCCGGGAGGCGCCCCGGGGCAGGAGGGCTGGCGCGGGCTGGAGCAGAGCCCCGGGAGGGGCTGGCGCCCCGAGGAGAGCCCAGACACCAGCGCCCGGCAACGCCAGAGGAACCAGAGCGCTGGCTCGCTGCACATCACCGCAGAGGCCATGTTGGGCGACCAGCGGATCATCGTCCTGGAGAAGGTGCCGTGCGGCggggagccgcccgcccccgaggAGCCGCCCGATGCCGCCAGCTACGTGCAGATCCGCTCGCCCACCTCGCGGGAGAGGATCTCACTCAAGGCCGTGGCGGAGCGCTGCAAGGCCTACCAGGAGTCGGACGAGTACCGGCGGCGGGAGGAGGGCCCGGCCCCCGAGCCCAGCCGGGCCGCGGGCTGGGAGCAGGCAGCCACCGGCCAGCACGGCCGCGTGAGGAACCTGCGGGAGAAGTTCCAGACCCTGAACTCTGCCAACTGA